Proteins encoded by one window of Mesorhizobium sp. INR15:
- a CDS encoding DUF982 domain-containing protein produces the protein MLTAIRCSFLLAQDGANRELRFCFDFPNGGGRAYSKFGGTVLSLRITCIVAGRTRISECQQWSPARLPRCAFQTPDLVVGPPPNPTELQTMSAHRFNHPVHVFVGLGFPHAVSSVQEARQVLDEWTGRLSPKYTASVALCQSALARNEDVETARAAFEAFALAHGILAPDAIELAVARAAEEWMAAYDERTEVFADG, from the coding sequence ATGCTGACCGCCATTCGCTGCAGCTTCCTATTGGCGCAGGATGGCGCCAATCGCGAACTGCGCTTTTGCTTCGACTTTCCGAATGGCGGGGGGCGCGCCTACTCCAAGTTCGGAGGCACCGTGCTGTCCTTAAGGATTACTTGCATCGTTGCGGGGAGGACGAGAATATCCGAGTGCCAGCAATGGTCCCCGGCCCGACTGCCCAGATGCGCCTTCCAAACGCCAGACTTGGTAGTCGGGCCACCGCCCAATCCAACGGAGCTGCAAACGATGTCCGCTCATCGCTTCAACCACCCTGTTCACGTCTTCGTGGGACTTGGCTTTCCCCATGCGGTGTCCTCTGTGCAGGAAGCCCGTCAAGTCCTTGATGAATGGACGGGGCGGCTCAGCCCGAAATACACAGCGTCAGTTGCGCTTTGCCAATCCGCACTTGCCCGCAACGAAGACGTTGAGACGGCTCGTGCTGCCTTTGAGGCCTTTGCTCTAGCCCACGGAATTCTTGCGCCGGACGCAATCGAACTTGCGGTTGCGCGCGCGGCAGAAGAATGGATGGCAGCCTATGATGAGCGGACCGAGGTTTTCGCTGACGGTTAG
- a CDS encoding DNA-processing protein DprA has translation METLLLQLRHRQFRPATREPSAEGQKRAQQLVKSLVKDGFTIVSGLAKGIDRVAHQTAIDEGGRTIALIGTPLHHSYPAENRELQNTIANDLLLISQVPVKRWQNQCLRDMALIAKIQACRLSSEASMPTVRYIDTRTHDELELFALHSDDRTSRST, from the coding sequence TTGGAAACTCTGCTCCTTCAGTTACGCCATCGACAGTTTCGACCTGCCACCCGCGAGCCCAGTGCAGAAGGTCAGAAGCGCGCGCAGCAGCTGGTCAAATCGTTGGTCAAGGACGGCTTCACGATCGTATCGGGCCTCGCAAAAGGCATTGACCGTGTCGCGCATCAGACCGCAATCGATGAGGGTGGTCGAACGATCGCGCTCATCGGCACACCGCTGCATCATTCCTACCCGGCTGAGAATCGCGAGTTGCAGAACACGATCGCGAATGACCTTCTTTTGATCTCGCAAGTACCGGTCAAACGCTGGCAAAACCAGTGTCTGCGCGACATGGCTCTGATCGCGAAAATTCAAGCGTGCCGATTGTCAAGCGAGGCATCTATGCCGACAGTTCGATATATCGATACTCGAACTCATGACGAACTTGAACTGTTCGCTCTTCATTCCGATGATCGAACTTCAAGGTCAACCTAA
- a CDS encoding NAD-dependent epimerase/dehydratase family protein — protein sequence MKLEGSRILVTGGCGLIGSTTIDLLLKDHAPEKIVILDNLVRGSLQNVKDALQDPRVELVEGDIRDVAAVHKATDGMDAVIHMATLRVIACAAEPREALGVMCDGSYNVTEAAQAKGVKKICAASSASVYGLADLFPTEESHHSYNNRTWYGASKVMLEGLLRSFNDMYGLPYVALRYFNVYGPRMDVHGKYTEVLIRWMDRIDAGQPPLILGDGSTTMDFVYIDDIARANVLSLISDVEDDVFNVASGVETSLNDLAASLLRVMGSNLQPEYGPERKVNPVSRRLADTSKAEKMLGFKATIDLDEGLTRLVEWWRANRG from the coding sequence ATGAAACTTGAAGGCTCTCGAATCCTGGTGACCGGCGGCTGCGGTCTCATCGGCTCGACCACCATCGACCTGCTGCTGAAGGATCACGCACCGGAAAAGATCGTGATCCTCGACAACTTGGTCCGCGGCAGCCTGCAAAACGTCAAGGACGCCCTGCAAGACCCGCGCGTCGAACTCGTCGAAGGCGACATTCGCGACGTCGCGGCAGTCCACAAGGCGACCGACGGCATGGACGCTGTCATCCACATGGCAACCCTGAGGGTCATCGCCTGCGCCGCCGAGCCTCGCGAAGCCCTCGGCGTCATGTGCGACGGCAGCTACAATGTCACTGAAGCCGCCCAGGCCAAGGGCGTGAAGAAGATCTGCGCGGCCTCCTCAGCCTCGGTCTACGGCCTGGCCGACCTGTTTCCGACCGAAGAGAGCCACCACTCGTACAACAACCGCACCTGGTACGGCGCCAGCAAGGTCATGCTGGAAGGCCTGTTGCGCTCGTTCAACGACATGTACGGCCTGCCCTACGTGGCGCTGCGCTATTTCAACGTGTACGGCCCGCGCATGGACGTGCATGGTAAGTATACGGAGGTTCTGATCCGCTGGATGGACCGCATCGACGCCGGCCAACCGCCGCTGATCCTCGGCGACGGTTCCACCACCATGGACTTCGTCTATATCGATGACATCGCCCGAGCCAACGTACTTTCCCTGATATCGGACGTGGAGGACGACGTTTTTAACGTCGCAAGCGGCGTGGAGACCAGCCTGAACGACCTGGCCGCCTCGCTCCTGCGCGTGATGGGTTCTAACCTACAGCCGGAGTACGGGCCCGAGCGCAAGGTGAACCCGGTCTCGCGGCGACTGGCCGACACGTCAAAGGCAGAGAAGATGCTGGGCTTCAAGGCGACCATCGATCTCGACGAGGGCCTCACCCGCCTGGTCGAATGGTGGCGCGCCAATCGCGGCTAG
- a CDS encoding Gfo/Idh/MocA family protein → MINIGIIGYGYWGPNLLRNFMELPDARVRLVADLDPKKRELVERRYPGVQTTRDVQSLFQDTEIDAIAVATPVNSHFELGMSALKAGKHLWLEKPMTETSLQARMLVNEADKRGLTLIVDHTFIYTGAVRKMRDIVAAGDLGQIYYYDATRVNLGLFQKDVNVISDLAVHDFAIIDRLFEEHPNAVSASGINHFPGTPENLAYISLFYDSGMMAHINVSWLAPVKVRNILVGGSNKMITYDDLEPSEKVKVYDKGVSFTDDPAKIHEMRVGYRTGDMWAPKLDSTEALRIAGQEWIDCIIQKKVPTADGRLGLRVVEIIEAATSSMRGRGETVHLRRKDAA, encoded by the coding sequence ATGATCAATATCGGTATCATCGGTTACGGCTATTGGGGGCCGAACCTCCTGCGCAACTTCATGGAGCTCCCCGATGCCCGGGTCCGCTTAGTCGCCGACCTCGATCCCAAAAAGCGCGAGTTGGTGGAACGCCGCTATCCAGGTGTCCAGACCACCAGGGACGTCCAGTCCCTGTTCCAGGATACCGAGATCGACGCCATCGCCGTGGCGACGCCGGTCAATAGCCACTTCGAACTGGGCATGTCGGCGCTGAAGGCTGGCAAGCATCTCTGGCTCGAAAAGCCCATGACCGAAACGTCGCTTCAGGCCAGGATGCTGGTCAATGAGGCTGACAAGCGGGGATTGACCCTGATTGTCGACCACACCTTCATCTATACGGGTGCGGTACGGAAGATGCGCGATATCGTCGCCGCCGGCGACCTCGGCCAGATTTATTATTACGACGCCACCCGGGTGAATTTGGGCCTCTTTCAGAAGGACGTGAACGTCATCTCCGACTTGGCGGTCCACGATTTCGCGATCATCGACCGTCTGTTCGAAGAGCATCCGAACGCGGTTTCAGCCAGCGGTATCAACCATTTCCCCGGCACCCCGGAAAATCTGGCCTACATCTCGCTGTTTTACGACTCCGGTATGATGGCGCACATCAACGTCAGTTGGCTGGCTCCCGTGAAGGTGCGCAACATCCTCGTCGGCGGCTCCAACAAGATGATCACCTACGACGATCTGGAGCCCTCCGAGAAGGTCAAGGTCTACGACAAGGGCGTGTCCTTCACCGACGACCCGGCCAAGATCCACGAGATGCGCGTCGGCTACCGCACGGGCGACATGTGGGCGCCCAAGCTCGACTCCACCGAGGCTCTGCGCATCGCCGGCCAAGAGTGGATCGACTGCATAATCCAAAAGAAGGTTCCGACCGCCGATGGCCGGCTTGGCCTGCGCGTGGTGGAGATCATCGAAGCCGCCACCAGTTCCATGCGCGGACGTGGCGAAACCGTTCACCTGCGACGCAAAGATGCTGCCTAA
- a CDS encoding acyltransferase, giving the protein MPISDSVVLRGEVVVHHPNLVNLYGCEVGTGSRIGAFVEIQKNSYVGERCKISSHTFICEGVTIEDEVFVGHGVMFTNDRLPRATNLDGSAQSESDWKVEPTLVKKGASIGSNVTITPGVTIGERALIGAGAVVTRDIPDFAIAAGVPARVVGDVRTPRAG; this is encoded by the coding sequence ATGCCGATTTCGGACAGTGTGGTGCTACGTGGCGAAGTCGTCGTCCACCACCCCAATCTGGTGAACCTCTACGGCTGCGAGGTCGGTACCGGCTCACGCATTGGCGCATTCGTCGAGATTCAGAAGAATTCCTATGTCGGCGAGCGCTGCAAGATCTCCTCGCATACCTTTATCTGCGAGGGCGTCACCATCGAGGACGAGGTATTCGTCGGCCACGGGGTGATGTTTACCAACGACCGCCTTCCCCGAGCCACCAACCTGGACGGGAGCGCCCAGAGTGAATCCGACTGGAAGGTCGAGCCAACCTTGGTCAAGAAGGGCGCCTCCATCGGCTCCAACGTCACTATCACTCCGGGAGTGACCATCGGAGAGCGGGCACTGATCGGTGCCGGCGCCGTCGTCACCCGTGACATTCCCGACTTCGCCATCGCTGCTGGCGTGCCGGCCCGTGTGGTCGGCGACGTAAGGACCCCAAGGGCTGGATGA
- a CDS encoding glycosyl transferase family 1, with protein sequence MPKTMPSETGVFEPEVTRMRHNYEEFQSLRGEAERCLGAGDLNSAAAYVEAAVTLARKRHCGFYRSEPVEQILIEIARRTLAAKAEAARPMRTKVGRVLHVATVLNEVGGLTRMMRRWIAADEGRHHSLALLRHPGAPPPSVRQAVEARGGSIHVIGATRGGPVEWASALRKLSLDFDLVVLHVSNEDPTPGIAFSDERNRPPVVLVNHADHAYWLGLSVCDLIASSRVSGERLVVERRGIPAQRHAILPIQIDPPMRKHSRAEARQRLGLPADGPLLVSVARGLKYRTMGGVSFADMHVETLLARPDARLLVVGPGEPADWQEAIAATGGRIMGRPETPDPSLAFEAADIYVDSYPFVSITSMLEAGGLGAPCVTLFPYPSDANVMSTDMPGLAPTIGFATSMADYNRILVDWLADPEALRRRGDETAANVKRLHTTPNWLESLEALYARALAIPTVTPLRGKRAPAHEEFCDGYPDILLNRVFGESDSIEAILKRSLRLMSLPERLRVWRRLARTKTFDGPWDAARNLLPEWLPRLASQLRGGG encoded by the coding sequence ATGCCGAAGACGATGCCATCTGAAACCGGGGTCTTCGAGCCCGAGGTAACGCGTATGCGTCACAACTACGAAGAGTTTCAAAGCCTTCGTGGTGAGGCTGAGCGCTGCCTGGGGGCTGGCGACCTCAACTCCGCGGCGGCCTATGTGGAGGCGGCGGTCACGCTTGCACGCAAGCGGCACTGCGGCTTCTATCGGTCCGAGCCGGTTGAGCAAATACTGATCGAGATCGCGCGGCGGACACTCGCCGCGAAGGCCGAAGCTGCGCGACCGATGCGGACGAAGGTCGGCCGCGTGCTGCATGTGGCCACCGTTCTGAACGAGGTCGGCGGCTTGACGCGGATGATGCGCCGCTGGATCGCGGCCGACGAGGGCCGTCATCACTCCCTGGCCCTGTTGCGTCATCCCGGGGCGCCGCCGCCATCGGTACGCCAGGCCGTGGAGGCTCGTGGCGGATCTATCCATGTGATCGGCGCGACGCGGGGCGGGCCGGTAGAATGGGCCAGCGCGCTCCGGAAGTTGTCGCTCGATTTCGACCTGGTCGTCCTGCACGTCAGCAACGAGGACCCGACGCCGGGCATAGCCTTCTCCGACGAGCGCAACCGCCCGCCCGTGGTGCTGGTCAACCACGCCGACCACGCCTACTGGCTCGGGCTCTCCGTGTGCGACCTGATCGCCAGTTCGCGCGTGTCAGGCGAACGTCTGGTGGTGGAACGGCGTGGGATCCCGGCCCAGCGTCACGCCATCCTGCCGATCCAGATCGATCCGCCGATGCGCAAGCACAGCCGGGCCGAGGCGCGCCAGAGGCTCGGCCTTCCCGCAGACGGGCCGCTTCTGGTTTCCGTGGCCCGCGGCTTGAAATACCGCACGATGGGCGGGGTCTCGTTCGCCGACATGCATGTCGAGACACTCCTTGCCCGTCCCGACGCGCGGTTGTTGGTCGTAGGGCCGGGCGAGCCGGCCGACTGGCAAGAGGCCATAGCGGCCACTGGCGGGCGCATCATGGGGCGACCGGAGACGCCCGATCCTTCGCTCGCCTTCGAGGCGGCGGACATCTACGTCGATTCCTACCCCTTCGTATCGATTACCTCGATGCTGGAAGCCGGCGGACTGGGCGCGCCTTGCGTGACGCTGTTTCCCTATCCGTCGGATGCGAACGTGATGAGTACCGATATGCCCGGGCTGGCGCCGACCATTGGCTTCGCCACCTCGATGGCGGACTACAACCGCATACTGGTGGACTGGCTCGCCGACCCCGAGGCCCTGCGTCGGCGGGGGGATGAGACGGCGGCCAACGTCAAACGGCTGCACACAACGCCGAATTGGCTCGAAAGCCTGGAAGCGCTTTATGCTAGGGCCCTGGCGATTCCCACGGTCACGCCGCTGCGAGGCAAGCGCGCGCCCGCGCACGAGGAGTTCTGCGACGGTTATCCCGATATCCTGCTCAACCGGGTGTTCGGTGAGTCTGACAGCATCGAGGCGATCCTGAAACGTTCTCTGCGCCTGATGTCGCTGCCGGAACGTCTGCGGGTATGGCGGCGCCTGGCGCGGACCAAGACCTTTGACGGGCCTTGGGACGCGGCCCGCAACCTCTTGCCCGAATGGCTGCCCCGGTTGGCTAGCCAGCTGAGGGGCGGCGGCTAG
- a CDS encoding IS3 family transposase (programmed frameshift) codes for MKTRRRFTADFKAKVALEAIRGERTISELATKHQLHPNQITQWKRQAIENLAKAFDDKAADAQVGREAEVTKLHAKIGQLVVERDFLAKTFRSLSLDRRRMMINPDHPRLSIRRQCELVSISRASFYRQPVDETPETLKLMRVIDEAFMEMPWYGSRQMARHLRRQGCCVGRKRVRRLMRKIGLSPIYQAPKTSTPHPQHRIYPYLLRHLAIERPDQVWCADVTYIPMRRGFLYLVAVMDWFSRKVLAWRLSNTMDADFCVAALEEAIARYGRPDMFNTDQGSQFTSFAFTSTLKDAGIRISMDGRGRWMDNVFIERLWRSLKYECVFLSAFETGSEARKGIGSWIDYYNRLRPHSTFSGRTPDEVYAIAEMTELLAA; via the exons ATGAAGACACGCAGACGGTTTACGGCCGATTTCAAGGCCAAGGTTGCGCTTGAGGCGATCCGCGGCGAGCGGACGATTTCTGAACTGGCGACGAAGCATCAGCTTCACCCCAACCAGATCACGCAGTGGAAGCGGCAGGCCATCGAGAACCTGGCCAAGGCGTTCGACGACAAGGCCGCGGATGCGCAGGTCGGCCGGGAAGCCGAGGTAACGAAGCTTCACGCCAAGATCGGCCAGCTCGTGGTCGAGCGGGATTTTTTGGCCAAGACCT TTCGATCGCTGAGCCTGGATCGGAGGAGAATGATGATCAATCCCGATCACCCACGGCTCTCGATCCGCCGCCAGTGCGAGCTTGTCTCGATCTCGCGGGCGTCATTCTATCGACAGCCCGTCGACGAGACGCCCGAGACCCTCAAACTGATGCGCGTCATCGACGAGGCCTTCATGGAAATGCCCTGGTATGGCTCCAGACAGATGGCGCGGCATCTGCGGCGTCAGGGTTGCTGCGTCGGCCGCAAGCGGGTCCGGCGGCTGATGCGCAAGATTGGCTTATCGCCGATCTACCAGGCGCCGAAGACCAGCACGCCGCATCCTCAGCACCGCATCTATCCCTACCTGCTGCGGCACCTGGCGATCGAACGGCCGGACCAGGTCTGGTGCGCCGACGTGACCTATATCCCGATGCGGCGCGGCTTTCTCTACCTCGTCGCCGTCATGGACTGGTTCAGCCGCAAGGTGCTCGCCTGGCGGCTGTCGAACACGATGGATGCCGACTTCTGCGTTGCCGCGCTTGAAGAGGCGATCGCCCGCTACGGCAGGCCCGACATGTTCAACACGGATCAGGGAAGCCAGTTCACCAGCTTCGCCTTCACGTCGACGCTGAAGGACGCTGGGATCCGCATCTCCATGGACGGGCGCGGCCGCTGGATGGACAACGTCTTCATCGAGCGGCTATGGCGAAGCCTCAAATACGAATGCGTCTTCCTCAGCGCCTTCGAGACCGGCAGCGAGGCGCGCAAAGGCATCGGTTCCTGGATTGACTATTACAATCGGCTGCGCCCGCACTCTACCTTCTCCGGCAGGACGCCCGACGAGGTCTATGCTATCGCAGAAATGACGGAGCTATTGGCGGCGTAG
- a CDS encoding DegT/DnrJ/EryC1/StrS aminotransferase family protein → MIPFVDLKTQYTSIKLEVDAAIQRTLETCQFTLGADVAEFEKEFAAYSQAAFGIGVNTGTSALHLGLLAAGIGPGDEVITSPFTFVATVAAIYYTGATPVLVDIDPATYTIDPARIEAAVTTATKAIIPIHLYGQPADMDPIMAIARKHGLVVLEDACQAHGAEYKGKRVGAIGDMAAFSFYPGKNLGAYGEGGMLTTDNADYNRAVRMLRDWGAERKYHHEVKGYNYRLEGIQGSVLRVKLKHLDRWTEQRRATAARYDAMFAGIGLPTPFVRDDVRHVYHIYAVRTTERAGWQEALNAQGIQSGIHYPTPVHLLPAYADLGYKQGQFPHAEKAAAEVLSLPMFPEFTEQQQDVVVAAVKKLQASVSRTGLRST, encoded by the coding sequence ATGATCCCGTTCGTAGATTTGAAAACCCAGTACACCTCGATCAAGCTCGAGGTCGATGCAGCCATTCAGCGCACCCTGGAGACCTGTCAGTTCACCTTGGGTGCCGACGTAGCTGAATTCGAGAAAGAATTCGCCGCCTATTCGCAAGCGGCCTTCGGCATCGGCGTCAACACCGGCACCAGCGCCCTGCACCTGGGCCTGCTAGCCGCCGGGATCGGGCCGGGCGACGAGGTTATCACCTCTCCGTTCACCTTCGTGGCGACGGTCGCGGCCATTTACTACACGGGCGCGACCCCTGTGCTCGTCGATATCGATCCTGCGACCTACACCATCGACCCGGCCCGTATCGAAGCCGCGGTCACGACGGCCACCAAGGCGATCATCCCGATCCACCTCTACGGCCAGCCGGCCGACATGGATCCCATCATGGCCATCGCCAGGAAGCACGGCCTGGTGGTGTTGGAAGACGCCTGCCAAGCGCACGGTGCGGAATACAAGGGCAAGCGCGTCGGTGCAATCGGCGACATGGCAGCTTTCAGCTTCTACCCGGGCAAGAACCTCGGCGCCTATGGCGAAGGCGGGATGCTGACAACGGACAACGCCGACTATAACCGGGCGGTCCGCATGCTGCGCGACTGGGGCGCCGAGCGGAAGTACCACCACGAAGTCAAGGGCTATAACTACCGCCTAGAAGGCATTCAGGGCTCTGTCCTGCGCGTGAAGCTCAAACACCTGGACCGTTGGACCGAGCAGCGCCGCGCCACGGCCGCCCGCTATGACGCCATGTTCGCCGGCATCGGCCTGCCAACCCCCTTCGTCCGCGACGATGTGCGCCACGTCTACCACATTTACGCCGTCCGCACGACCGAACGCGCCGGCTGGCAGGAGGCGCTGAACGCTCAAGGGATCCAGTCGGGCATCCACTATCCCACTCCCGTGCACTTGCTACCCGCATACGCGGACCTCGGCTACAAGCAGGGCCAGTTCCCGCACGCCGAAAAGGCTGCGGCTGAGGTTCTGTCTCTACCCATGTTCCCGGAGTTCACGGAGCAGCAGCAGGACGTGGTCGTGGCCGCCGTCAAAAAATTGCAAGCAAGCGTTTCACGAACGGGCCTGCGCTCGACCTGA
- the traA gene encoding Ti-type conjugative transfer relaxase TraA, with protein sequence MAIYHLHVKVIGRKAGSSAVASAAYRSASRLRDERIERSHDFSAKRGVVHSEVLLPENAPQAWSDRERLWNDVEAFEVRKDAQLAREVEFALPRELSQAQGIELARGFVQAEFVSRGMVADLNVHWDRAEDGSPKPHAHVMLTMRSVDADGFGAKVRDWNSTELVERWRERWAELANERLAELDIDARIDHRSLEAQGIALEPQTQIGAPAQRIEGGGFEDGGIEADRAELHREIARDNGARIIADPSVALEAITHQQSTFTRKDIAKFSHRHSDGMEQFNEVVTAISNAPDLAELGKDGRGEDRFTTRQMIETEQRLHRAAERMVAEERHAVSDQDREAALAVAKQRGLVLSGEQTDALDHITDGHGLGVVVGFAGTGKSAMLGVARQAWAAAGYEVRGAALAGIAAENLESGSSIPSRTIASMEHGWGQGRDLLTARDVLVIDEAGMVGTRQLERVLSHAAEVGAKIVLVGDPQQLQAIEAGAAFRSIHERHGGVEIGQVRRQREDWQREATRDLATGRIGAAISAYDAQGMVHQAATRDEARSDLVERWDRDRQAEPEASRIILTHTNDEVRALNKAARDRMRAAGDLGDDVQITAERGVRNFASGDRVMFLRNERGLGVKNGTLGVIEEVSTQSMAARTDDGRSVRFDLKDYAHIDHGYAATVHKAQGMTVDRVHVLATPGMDAHGSYVALSRHRDGMDLHYGGDDFATRDRLVRTLSRDRAKDMASDYEQADPAQHYAERRGITFRERVVEIVRRIVPEKLRDKLGRLLDGLRSPADAEPSQDRVRRPGRENVGAQIGDAGPAPEREASAKGAQRDTDLQVDPEASLRRARTNALVRHARALDAILSTGNADGQGSPEPMQELKDARSAFEKVRPHGWRDAEAAYVKNPELVREAGAGRVNRIVLALQLETEIRTGLDLDPGRRADRFVERWQSLDRTSQGQYLAGDMSGYKSTRSAMSDMAKSLERDPQLESLLANRKRDLGIHTDSGRRLGAELAFSHGIGRGRGIGI encoded by the coding sequence ATGGCGATTTATCATCTTCACGTCAAGGTCATTGGCCGCAAGGCTGGGAGCAGCGCTGTGGCGTCCGCCGCGTACCGCTCGGCGTCGCGGCTGCGCGATGAGCGGATTGAACGAAGCCATGACTTCTCAGCCAAGCGCGGCGTTGTCCATTCCGAGGTTTTGCTGCCGGAGAATGCGCCGCAGGCCTGGAGCGACCGCGAACGGCTGTGGAACGATGTCGAGGCGTTCGAGGTACGCAAGGATGCGCAGCTTGCCCGCGAGGTGGAGTTTGCCCTGCCGCGCGAACTCAGCCAGGCACAAGGCATCGAACTGGCGCGCGGCTTCGTGCAGGCCGAGTTTGTCAGCCGGGGCATGGTCGCAGATCTCAACGTGCATTGGGACAGGGCGGAGGATGGCAGTCCCAAGCCGCATGCGCATGTCATGCTCACCATGCGGTCCGTGGACGCGGATGGCTTTGGCGCAAAGGTGCGCGACTGGAACAGCACCGAGTTGGTCGAGCGCTGGCGCGAGCGATGGGCGGAGCTTGCCAATGAGCGGCTTGCCGAACTCGACATCGACGCCCGCATCGATCATCGCAGTCTGGAAGCGCAGGGTATTGCCTTGGAGCCGCAGACGCAGATTGGTGCACCAGCCCAACGCATTGAAGGCGGTGGCTTTGAGGATGGCGGCATTGAAGCAGATCGCGCCGAACTGCACCGCGAGATCGCTCGCGACAATGGCGCGCGCATCATTGCGGATCCATCCGTGGCGCTGGAGGCCATCACGCATCAGCAATCGACCTTCACCCGAAAGGACATTGCGAAGTTCTCGCATCGGCACAGCGACGGAATGGAGCAGTTCAATGAGGTGGTGACAGCCATCAGCAATGCGCCCGATCTGGCCGAACTCGGCAAGGACGGACGCGGTGAAGATCGCTTCACCACCCGGCAAATGATCGAGACCGAACAGCGCCTGCATCGCGCGGCGGAACGCATGGTCGCGGAGGAACGTCATGCAGTGAGTGATCAGGATCGCGAGGCTGCTCTGGCGGTCGCCAAGCAGCGCGGACTTGTTTTGTCAGGCGAGCAGACCGATGCACTGGATCACATCACCGATGGGCACGGTCTTGGTGTCGTTGTCGGCTTTGCCGGAACGGGTAAGAGCGCGATGCTTGGCGTTGCGCGCCAGGCATGGGCAGCCGCAGGCTACGAAGTTCGAGGCGCGGCACTCGCCGGCATCGCAGCCGAGAATCTGGAAAGCGGATCCAGCATCCCATCTCGCACCATCGCCAGTATGGAACATGGTTGGGGGCAGGGCCGCGATCTGCTCACAGCGCGCGATGTCCTAGTGATCGACGAGGCCGGCATGGTCGGCACGCGCCAGTTGGAGCGCGTGCTCTCCCATGCAGCGGAAGTCGGCGCAAAAATCGTGCTGGTTGGTGATCCCCAGCAGCTGCAGGCGATCGAAGCGGGCGCTGCATTCCGTTCCATCCACGAACGTCATGGCGGCGTCGAGATCGGCCAGGTTCGCCGGCAGCGCGAGGACTGGCAGCGTGAGGCCACGCGCGATCTGGCAACCGGCAGGATCGGTGCCGCAATCAGCGCCTATGACGCGCAAGGCATGGTGCATCAGGCCGCGACGCGCGACGAAGCGCGCAGCGATCTGGTCGAGCGCTGGGATCGCGACAGGCAGGCAGAACCCGAAGCAAGCCGGATCATTCTCACCCACACAAACGATGAGGTGCGTGCGCTCAACAAGGCAGCGCGCGACCGGATGCGAGCTGCCGGCGATCTCGGCGACGATGTTCAGATCACAGCCGAACGCGGCGTAAGGAACTTCGCCAGCGGCGACCGCGTCATGTTCCTGCGTAACGAGCGTGGACTCGGCGTCAAGAACGGCACGCTTGGTGTGATTGAGGAGGTCAGCACACAGAGCATGGCCGCGCGCACCGACGACGGCAGGTCGGTGCGCTTTGACCTCAAAGACTATGCCCACATTGACCATGGCTATGCCGCGACCGTTCATAAGGCGCAGGGCATGACTGTCGATCGCGTCCATGTGCTCGCAACGCCGGGCATGGATGCGCATGGCAGCTACGTCGCGCTGTCGCGGCATCGGGATGGGATGGACCTGCATTACGGCGGCGACGACTTCGCGACACGGGACCGGCTGGTCCGTACGCTGTCACGCGACCGTGCCAAGGACATGGCGTCGGATTACGAGCAAGCCGACCCGGCGCAACACTATGCCGAGCGGCGCGGCATCACTTTTCGCGAGCGCGTGGTCGAGATCGTGCGTCGCATCGTTCCGGAGAAGCTGCGCGACAAGCTCGGCCGGCTGCTGGACGGGTTGCGCTCGCCCGCAGACGCCGAGCCCAGCCAAGACCGTGTGCGCAGGCCGGGAAGAGAAAATGTTGGCGCGCAAATCGGAGATGCCGGCCCTGCGCCCGAAAGAGAAGCTTCCGCCAAGGGAGCGCAGCGCGACACGGATTTGCAGGTCGACCCAGAAGCGTCGCTCCGCCGCGCGCGCACGAACGCGCTTGTTCGTCACGCGCGCGCTCTCGACGCTATCCTCAGCACTGGAAACGCGGATGGCCAGGGCAGTCCGGAGCCGATGCAAGAACTGAAGGATGCCCGCAGTGCTTTCGAGAAAGTTCGGCCGCATGGCTGGCGCGATGCCGAGGCGGCCTATGTCAAGAACCCTGAACTCGTCCGTGAGGCCGGCGCCGGCCGCGTCAACCGCATCGTGCTCGCTCTCCAGCTTGAGACGGAAATTCGCACCGGCCTGGACCTCGATCCGGGCCGCCGCGCCGACCGTTTCGTGGAACGCTGGCAGAGCCTCGATCGGACAAGCCAGGGCCAATACCTGGCCGGCGACATGTCGGGCTACAAGTCAACACGGTCGGCCATGTCCGACATGGCCAAGAGCCTTGAACGCGATCCTCAGCTTGAATCCCTGCTTGCCAACCGCAAGCGTGATCTCGGCATACACACCGATTCCGGCCGCCGCCTCGGCGCGGAACTTGCATTCAGCCACGGCATCGGCAGAGGACGCGGCATTGGGATCTGA